Sequence from the Fodinibius salicampi genome:
GGAGATGGCGGAATTTGTAGATAATTTTGATCGAATAGGCATCCCCGACTACCTCCCCTACTCGTTCTTTATATCTGGTGGGGCCCTGGCAGTGGAAAATGCCCTTAAAGTAGCTTTTGACTGGAAGGTTCAGAAAAATTTCGAGAAGGGATATCGGAAGGAAAAAGGACATAAAGTATTACATTTTGAACAGGCTTTTCATGGACGTACCGGCTACACAATGTCACTGACCAATACGGACCCTACCAAGGTTAAGTATTTTCCTAAATTTGACTGGCCCCGGGTTATTTCGCCAGCCATGACCTATCCTGCTACGGGTGAGAATATTCAGAAAACGCAAGCGGACGAGAAGCGTGCTATAGCACAAGCTGAACGCTACTTTGAAATGTATAAAGATGAAATTGCCTGCATTATTATTGAACCGATACAGGGCGAAGGTGGCGACAGGCATTTCCGAAAACAGTTTCACCAGGCACTGCGTAATTTAGCGGATGAACACGAAGCACTCCTTATTTATGACGAAGTACAAACGGGCGTCGGATTGACCGGTAAATTCTGGGCCCACGAACATTACGTGAAGCCGGATATCCTCGCTTTTGGCAAGAAGACACAGGTATGTGGTATCCTGGCTGGGAAACGCGTAGACGAAGTGAAAGATAACTGCTTCCACGTTTCTTCGCGCATTAATTCTACATGGGGAGGCAATCTGGTGGACATGGTTCGTTTTGGTCGTATCCTTGAAGTAATAGAAGAGGATAACCTAGTCGAGAATGCAGAAAAAGTGGGAGATTATTTATTGCAAAACATAGAGGGACTTGCTGATCAGTTCAAAGCGGTAACCAATGCCCGTGGCAAGGGCCTTTTCTGCGCGATAGATCTTCCCAACACAGAAATCCGGGACCAGATCATCAAGGAATGTTTTAATAACAAGCTGATGATTCTCTCCTGTGGCGCCCGAACCATCCGTTTTCGTCCACCGTTAACCGTCGAAAAACAACATATTGACGAAGGTATTGATATTATTGAAAAATCAATTGCTTCGGTACTTGGTTAAAAAGAGAGAGTACTAAGAATATTGGTTAAGAGTAAATCTTTGATATATTAAATTATCTTATTTAAATCTAAAACAGGGACTAACTATGGCTCATATTGACTTAAAAACAGATAAGCCCGGTATTGTAGGACTTTTTCACTTCAGTCCGGAAACTGCAAAACCGTTATGCCAGCTGGCCGAAACATTATTGCGTGGTCCTTCTCCGCTATCAAGCGGAGAGCGCGAAATGATTGCCTCTTATGTTTCTTACCAAAATAACTGCCATTTTTGCCATACTTCACATGGCGCTTCGGCTGCTCATCATTTTGACGGGGATCTTTCACTCATTGACGATATTAAAAAAGATTTTGAAGAAACGGACATTTCCCCCAAGCTTCGAGCCCTGCTGGATATAGCAAAACAGGTAAAAAAAAGTGGTCGGGATGTAGCAGAAAAAGATATACAAAAAGCTAAGGATGAAGGGGCCACGGATCGAGAAATACACGATACGGTGCTTATAGCCGCCGCCTTCTGCATGTATAACCGGTATGTTGACGGGCTCGGGACCTGGGCTCCGAAAGAAAATGAGGCCTATGATGAAATGGGGAAAATGATGGCTCACGATGGCTATATGAGGGCACGGCCCGGGCTTGATTAATAGCCAACTAAATATATCAGGATGAAGGTTAAGTTATCTCAGAACTTTGCCAGATAAAGAAAAGGGACTCTAAAAGTCCCTTTTCTTACATTAATTCAGAAGCTGATCTTTAGCTTATCACATCCTCTTTTTGTTTCATCGCACGCTCAATGACTCCCTCATACAGATCGTTTAACTCTCCGACGGAAACTTCCAAAAGATCCTCAATCTTCAAGCTGTCTTTTTCAGTACCAACTGATCCCAGCTGGTAAAAGGGAATATCATGATTTGAAAAGTGTGCTTCCAGCTCGTCCTGTTGGTCCGGACTACAACTAACCACCACACCAGACTGCGCTTCACTATAAAGCACCTCATGTTTGTCATCGCCCAATTCATCAATAGAAATGGCAGCTCCTTTACCGGCAAATAATGCCATCTCAGAAAGTGTTACAGCCAATCCACCGTCCGAAATATCATGGGCGGCGTTTACTTTCTGCCCCCGTATCGCCTCGAGTAATGCCTCCTGCAAACGCCCTTCAAACTCTAAGTCAATTTCAGGAGCATTACCAGTAGTAAGGTCGTGCACCTTATGCAGGTATTCACTTCCCCCCAGTCCTTTGCGTTCCGCGCCGATGTAATAAACCAAATCAGACGCTTCTTTAAAGACAGGCGTCATGCGGTGATTTTCCATATCCTCTACTAATCCCAGCATACCGATGACAGGCGTAGGGAAAATTGCCATCTCCGGATTTTCATTATAAAAACTTACGTTCCCACCAGTTACAGGAGTATTAAAAGTTCGACAGGCTTCGCCCATACCTGCCAGGGCTTCTTTAAAGGTCCAGTACACTTCCGGTTTGTAGGGATTGCCGAAGTTCAGGCAATTGGTGATAGCCATCGGTTTGGCACCACTGCACACTACATTACGAGCTGCTTCAGCCACTGCAATTTGTCCACCACGACGAGGATTCAAATACACATATCGCCCGTTACAATCCGTTTTTACGGCCAATCCCTTATTCGTGCCCTTAATACGCACCAATCCTGAATCAGAAGCACCGGGTCCATTTACCGTATTGGTCCGCACCATCGTATCATATTGCTCATACGCCCAACGCTTGGAAGCAATATTGGGGGATGTCATCAACGCTTGGAGCACTTCTTTATGATCAGAAGGATGCTTCAGGCTGCTTATATCAAAGGATTGTTTCTCTTCCAGGTATGCAGGCTTCTTTGTTTCCCGCTTATATTGTGGAGCACCTCCCCCCAGTACCAGGCTGTCAGCCGGAATATCGGCCTTTACTTCGCCGTCTTTAAGGTACGTAACATTCTCGCCTTCTACGACTTCCCCAATTACTACCGCATTGAGATCCCATTTTTCATAAATATCAATCACTTCCTGTTCCGTGCCTTTTTCGGCTACCACAAGCATCCGCTCCTGACTTTCGGAAAGGAGCAGTTCATAGGCGGTCATCCCCTTCTCGCGTGCGGGTACCTTATCAAGATCAAGGCGCATGCCCACCCCGCCCTTGGCCGTCATCTCTGAGGAGGAACAGCTGATGCCCGCCGCTCCCATATCCTGTATACCAACGATGTCAACATTTTTAATAACTTCAAGCGTAGCTTCCAACAGCTGTTTTTCTGAAAAAGGATCACCAACCTGCACACTGGGTCGTTTGTCTTCACTTTCTTCACTGATTTCCTCGGATGCAAAAGTAGCGCCGTGGATGCCGTCACGCCCGGTTTCGGATCCCACAATCAGCACCGGATTGCCAACACCCTCAGCAATGGCCGAAGCGGTGCGGTCTTCTTTGACAATACCCACACTCATGGCGTTAACCAGTGGATTGCCTTCGTAACTGTCATCAAAATAAATTTCGCCGCCTACCATAGGCACTCCAAATGCATTTCCATAATCGGCAATACCGCGCACTACCCCATCCAGCAGGAACCGAACGCGGGGCGTATCCAGGTTACCAAAACGGAGTGAGTTGAGGCTTGCCACAGGACGGGCTCCCATAGTAAAAATATCGCGATGGATACCGCCTACGCCGGTAGCAGCTCCTTCGTAGGGTTCAATTGCGGAGGGATGATTATGGCTTTCTACTTTAAATACACAACCGAGTCCGTCACCGAGATCTACCAGTCCGGCATTCTCCTCGCCGGCTCCTACCAGCATCTGCGGGCCTTCATTTGGTAGCTTCTTAATTTCAAGAATGGAGTTTTTATACGAGCAGTGCTCACTCCACATTACCGAATAGACTCCAAGTTCCGTAAAATTGGGGGTTCGGCCCAGATAATCTTTGATCATCTCGAACTCTTCTTCGGTAAGTCCATGATCTTTTGCTAACTCCAGTGTAACTTCGGGTTCGGTTATTTTTGTGTTAGACATCGGTTACATTAAGATTATAAAAGTTGAAAAATTACAGGTTGAATGCCAGATCTGGTTTGACTCTCACTTACAACCCGCTCTTATATATTCAGATAATTACTTAGATTCCGGAAATCATTGAAAACGAAGTCAGCCTGTTTATGTTTCTCAGCCTCCCCGTTTTGAGTATACCAGGCCGTATTCCATCCATAGGCGTTGCCTCCTTCCACATCCGAGGGAAAGGAGTTCCCAACGTAGAGGATTTCACTAGCTGAGCGCCCGGTGACTTTTGTGGCATGTTCAAATACCCGGGGATCAGGTTTGAGGGCCCCTAACTCTTCCGATATGACAAGATGCCGAGCCGTGTTGTTCAGCTCAAAATCTTCAAATTTCTTCTGCTGTGTTTCGGCAAATCCATTCGTCAGAATACCTACCGGGTAGTGCTTACAAATCTTTTCATAGACCTCTTTAGCTCCGTCTATCCACTGCCAGTGCTTGCGATACGTTGACAAATAAAATTGTCCGACTTCTTCGTAACGGCTGTTATCCAGCCCCAATTGCTCAAGTGTTTGTTCAAAACGATTACGCTGCAACTCATGTCGGTCTATTTTAGCAAGACTATATAATCTCCACTGGTCACTGTTAACCTCGCTATAGGTATCAAAAAGCTTTTCTTTGGATGTTTCATCGAACAAATCAAAATGATCATGCACCTCTGAAAGCCCTGCTTGCTCTGCTGCCTGGTGGTCCAGCAGGGTGTCATCCAGATCGAAATAGATAAATTTATAGGTCAATGTAAATCTTTATTTGCCGTTAGATTAAATTCGCTTCAAAGATAGGGATTAGATTATTAAGAATTAAAAATGAATATTTTAAAATGATCTAATAACTTTTGGCAATGAATTGCGTACTATAGGTAGTTATTTTTTGTACCTTTTAATGCTTTGCAAATATTAATAATATCAAAGAAATTTTGACTTATGAATATAAAAACGCTTATCGGAGTTGGAGCCCTTGTCCTACTTGTTATTTATGGCATCAACATTAACAACGGGTTAGTAGAAAAGCAGGAATCAGTAAATCAGGCGTGGTCGCAGGTAGAAAATCAGTATCAACGCAGAGCTGACCTGGTACCAAACCTCGTAAATACCGTTAAGGGAGCAGCCGACTTTGAACAGCAAACGCTGACAGATGTGGTAGAGGCCCGTAGCCAGGCATCTTCTATCCAGCTTAATGCCGAAGACCTGAACAATCCCCAGATGGTTCAGCAGTTCCAGCAGGCACAACAGCAACTTTCCGGTGCGCTTTCGCGACTGCTTGTCACGGTTGAGCGATACCCAGAACTTAAAGCCAATCAAAATTTTCGAGATTTACAGACCCAGCTGGAGGGCACAGAAAACCGCATAGCTACCGAACGGCAGCGATATAATGAGGCCGTTCAATCGTATAATACTGATCTCCGGAGGTTTCCGACCAATCTCTTTGCCGGTATTTTGGGATTTGATCAAAAAGCCTATTTTGAGGCCGATGAAGGGGCAGAAGAAGTACCCGAGGTTAACTTCAATTAATAGAAATCTAACCAGGACCTAAAAAAGTCCATACGCATATGCCTGCCAGACAATTTCTTACAGAAAAAGAAGAGCAGCAAATCATTGATGCCATTGCAGAGGCGGAGGGAAAAACCTCCGGAGAAGTTCGTATTCATATCGAACATCACTGCGAAGGCGATCCCCTCGAACGGGCGGCAGAAATATTTCATGAACTGGGAATGGATGAAACCCATTTCCAAAATGGTGTACTGATCTATGTAGCCACCGAGGACCATAAGGTGTCCGTTTATGCCGGCAAGGGAATCCACAAAAAAGTAGATAATGGATTCTGGGATGATGTTTTAAAGCTCATTGTTCAGCATTTCAAGGAAGATGCCTATGAACAAGGGCTTGAAGAAGCCATACGCAAAGTCGGAAATAAGCTCACGGAACTGTTTCCCTACCATCAAAAAGGCGATATTAACGAGCTTACAGATGAAATTAGTTACAATGCAAACACATAACACTCAGTTATTCTTAACCTAACTTTATTTTTATGAAAAAGGGATCTATCTATTTTCTGTTACTTTTATTTTGTGCTCAATTAGGTATTACTTCTGCATACGCTCAGAACCAAGGCGATGAGCAGCAGTTTTTCCAGATTAAAACCTATCATTTTGACAATGCTGAACAGCAACAACAAACAGACCAATTTTTAGAAGAGGCTTACCTGCCGGCATTGCATCGACTGGGCATTGAACCCGTGGGCGTTTTCAAGCCTCATGAGGCAGATACTTCTGGTGCGTTAAAAACTCATGTACTCATTCCATTTGATTCCCTGAATGAATTTGCGTCCCTCTCCCAGCAACTCAACAACGATTCTGAGTATCTTTCCGATGGTGAACATTACCTTCAGGCTTCGCACGATAATCCACCTTACAAGCGTTTAGAGTCTACTTTATTGCGGGCCTTTGAATATGCCCCAACTCTTATGACGGCCGATCTGGATGCTCCCAAGCCTGAACGTGTATACGAACTTAGAAGCTATGAGAGCCCAACAGAAGCCTTAAACGTTAATAAGGTAGATATGTTTAATGCCGGTGGAGAAGTGGAAATCTTTGATCGATTGAATTTTAACCCCATCTTCTACGGCAATGTCATATCAGGAAATAAAATGCCGAACCTTATGTATATGACCTCTTTTGAAGATATGGAGAGCCGTGATGCTCATTGGGAGTCCTTTAGAAATGATTCTCAGTGGGAAGAATTATCCGCGGTAGAAAAGTACCAGGATAATGTATCTCATATTGACATCTATTTCTTAAAGGCAACCTCATATTCTGACCTTTAATCTTTCAAGTATCCAATAACTATTTTCTATGTTCCGTCTTAAACATTTGATGCTTTGTGCTCTATTCGTAGTTGGAATAGTTATGTCATCCAAAGCCCAGGATCTCCCTTCTGAGCCGGTGGGACATGTAAACGATTTTGCACAGATGTTGAGTAATACCGAACGCCAGCAACTGGAAACAAAGCTGCGTAATTACCGGGATACTACCACCACCGTTATTGCTGTTGCCACACTTGAGAGTCTTAACGGCATATCCATTGAAGAAACAGCTACCACCCTCTTTAATAAATGGAACCTATGGGAGGGAGATAAGGATAATGGAGTACTCATCCTGATCGCACCCAATGAAAGAGAAATACGTATTGAGGTTGGCTATGGGCTGGAAGGAGCTATCCCTGATGTGATGGCCGGACGTATTATTCGGGAAATTATTTCGCCCAGCTTTAGAAAAGGAGATTATTATTCAGGGTTGGATCGTGCTACTTCGGCTATGATTGATCTGGCCAGTGGTGAATATACGGGACAACTCACTGAAGAACGAAGCTCACAAAGTAATGACGATATGCTCTCTTTTGTGATCTTTATATTGTTTATCGTATTTGTTGTCTATTCTTCTTCGCGCCGTGGTGGAGGTGGAAAAGGCAAAGGAAAGCGGCGGACCTTAGGTCCGGGCGGTTTTATCTTCCTCGGCGGTGGCGGTGGTTTCGGGGGAGGCAGTTCCGGAGGTGGATTCGGCGGCTTTAGCGGTGGCGGTGGATTCGGTTCCGGCGGTGGCGGTGCCAGCGGAGGCTGGTAATAAAAGTGGTTAAAGGTTCAAGGTTGCAGGTTTAATATTCCTCTGGGATAGTTTTCTCTTTATGAGTCATGATTTTTCTTTGGTTTTCCAAAGCCACCACCGCCCGGAGTCTTCAGTATAAATCGATCTCCTTCTTCAAGCGACCTTCCATCCGTAGAACCCATTTGTTCACGATCTCCATTCTTTCTAACGATCCACTGTTCTCCAACCTTAGCAGGTTTTCCATCTCGCAGGCCATAGGGCTTTTCCCTCCGGTGCTGTGTTAAAACGGTAAGCTCAACCGGTTCCAGGAAGAGCAGCTCCCGCAGTATTCCTTCTCCGCCCCTGCACTTCCCATTACCACCTGAACCTTTACGGATGGCATACTTTTCCAAGCGAACGGGATAGCGGTATTCCAGAATTTCAGGATCAGTCCCGCGGGTATTGGTCATATGATGGTGCACTGCATCAACACCATGGAAATCGGCTCCCGCTCCCGTTCCCCCACCCACGGTTTCGTAGTATCCAAAATTATCATTTCCGAAAAGCACATTATTCATAGTCCCCTGGCTGCAGGCTACCTTCTCAAATGGCTTTAGTAAGGTATCTACCAACCGCTGACTAACTTCTACATTACCGCCTACAACTGCCGGACATTGACTTGGATCTTCATTAAATTTAGGATTAAGCAAACAAGTAGGTAGATTCATGTCTATGGGTTTAAGAATGCCTTCATTTAAAGGAATGGGCTCATCAATCAACAGTCGCAGCACATACATTACCACACTGTTAACAATCGCTGGTGTTGCATTGAGGTTGTGGGGATGAACGGCTCCCGTCCCGGTAAAATCAATATTCACCTCCTCTTCTTTCACCTGAAGCGATACTTTTAATGGTGTTCCATCATCCAAGTGCTCTTCACTCACATAGTGACCTGAAGGAATATCCTTAATCGTCTCTCTCATTTTTTCCTCAGCGTGATCTGCGAGGGCATTCATATAAAACTTTACCTTTTCAACACCGTACTTCTTACATAAATCCTTCAAATTATTGTTCCCGCGCTGATTTGCAGCGATAGCCGCTTGCAGATCTGCTATATTTTCATCCACACTTCTAGTCGGATATTCGGCATCCAATAAAAGGTTTTTTATATCGCCCCATCGTTCTGAGTCACCTTTAATCAGGTGCATAGGCGGAATTACCACTCCCTCCTCTGCAAGACTTGTAGCCGTTGGAGGCATTGATCCCGGAGACGTTCCGCCGATCTCAGCATGATGTGCCCGACTTGCCGCATAGCCCACCAGTTGATTCTCATCCGTATAGACCGGAGTTACAACGGTGACATCGGGAAGGTGCGAACCTCCATAGGCCGGATGATTGGTTATTATGACATCTCCCGGATCCATAGCAATATGTTTCTTTAGTTTTCTCACACATAATCCCAGCGCTCCCAGATGCACCGGGATATGTGGTGCGTTGACTACGAGTTCTCCTTCTGTATTTAATAAAGCACAGGAAAAATCCAGTCGATCTTTTACATTAACCGACAGGGCTGTACGCTGCAGCATCACTCCCATTTCTTCCGCAATGGAGCTAAAGCGATTCGTAAATAACTCCAAATTCACAACTTCCGATTTTGGACGGTCTGAGATAGAAATATCCCGGTTTTGTTTTTCAAGTTTTAAGGTTTCTCCCCCAATTACCGTAAGATTCCAGTCCGGCTCTAAAACTATGGTGCTATGAGGATCTAAAATAAGTGCAGGCCCCGTAATAAAGTCCCCCGACATCAGATCCTCCCGCAGGTAAGCGGGACTATCCTGTTCTGAATCATCAAACCAAATGGATTTGTTAAATTGTGGTTCCGGGCTCCCCTCCCCGGTATGTATTGTCTCATGGTCATTCACATCCAGCTGCATGGAAGCCACTACGCGTAAACTTTCAACTTCAATAGAACGATCTGAGATCCAATGCCCATACTGTTCCTGATAAGCAGTTTTAAATGTTTTTCGGAGATTGGTTTCCTTATCATATTCTATCTCCAGTGTGGTTTCCTGCCCCTCTAAACGCATGGATAGCATTTTCCGTCGCACTATAATCCGATTACGTTCAATTCCCTCCTGTTCCAACTTTTCCCGGGCTTCTCGGACTAAGTCTCCACAAATCTCATCCAAATCTTTCTCAATACGATCAAGAGGTTGTAATAGTTGCTTTTCCGCAAACTCTTCAACTCTTGCGTTTCCAATTCCATAGGCGCTAAGCAGACCTGCCTGCCGAGGCACCAAAACTGTATCAATATCCAAACGGCTGGCAATGGCACAAGCATGTTGAGCACCGGCTCCACCAAAAGCCACTATCCCATATTCTCGGACATCGTATCCTTTACGAACAGAAACCTTCCTTATTGCATCGGCCATGCGCTCATTGGCAATTTTCAAAAATCCAGATAATATTTCTTCAGTCGAAGGCGCTTTCGACCGGGTATCTTTTATCTCTTTTCTCAGTTCTTCTAACCGTTTTTTAGCAGCCTCCAGACCAACCGGGATATGAAAATTACGGGGATCTAATCGACCCAACAGCAAATTTACATCGGTGATGGTAAGCGGTCCACCTGCCCCGTAACAAGCAGGCCCAGGTGATGCACCTGCACTTTCCGGACCTACACAAAGTTTATGGCCATCAAAATAGCAGATTGATCCTCCTCCTGCTGCTACTGTTTCTATATTAAGTGTAGGAGCGATCAGATGCGCATTACCCACTTGGTGTTCAAATTTATACTCGAAGTCAGAATTATAACGCGCGACGTCGGTACTGGTACCTCCCATATCCAATGAAATTACCTTATCAATTCCCGCTTCTGTTCCAACGGCAGCGGCACCTACCACACCCCCTGCGGGACCGCTGAGCAGGCTATCTTTTGGGGCATAATCTTCTTTCAAGGTAAGTCCACCAGCGCTTGTCATCACCCGCATTTTCTCCTCCCGGATAACAGACTGCACTTTATCCAGATAATCCTGAACTAATGGGGCCAGGTAGGCGTTAACAAGCGTCGTTTCTGTCCGTGAAATGATCCGGATAAAAGGACTAAGTGCCGATGAGACTGAAACATGATCGAACCCTTTGTCCAGGAGCCATTCTTTTAGCTCCTGTTCATGTTCCCCGTTTTTGTAGCTATGCATTAACGCGATGGCAGACGATCGTATCCCCTTGTCTAACAGTCTTTCAACTTCTGTTTCAAGTGAGGATAGATCCATTTGCTTTAAAACATTGCCATCTGCATCCAGACGTTCCTTTACTTCTATAACCTTCTTATAGATCGGTTTCCGCTTTTTGATCTCCAAAGCAAACAAGTCCGGTCGCTCCTGGGTGCCGATATTCAGTAAATCTCTAAAACCTTCGGTTACGAATAATGCGGTAGCAACCCCATTCTCTTCCAGCAAGGCGTTAGTCGCCTTGGTTGTAGCCAGTCGAAGGTCAATGGGCGGCAGTTCCTCCTGAGGAGTGGTCCTTGTAGCTAGTCGCATAGCTAAAACCGGGGCCTCTTCATCGGACAGCACTTCAAAAGAAACGGTTTCTTCCTTATTTATTGGGATGGGACGATCAAGAGTAATTGTGGAATCAGTGCTGTCATAGGCCGTAACTTTTGCCCGCCTTTGGGTTTCGCTTAACAATCGAAAGTCAAATCCCTTGATAAAATCATCCGGGGCCTGCCAGTCTTGCTCAATTGTATAGGTTCTTGCATCAGATACAGCATCTACGATTTTTCCGCGTAAAGAACTATTACTCAATACCTTTACTGTATGATAATTTTCCTCCGGATCGATAGCGATACAATCCGTAAACGTACCTCCCGTATCAATCCATATTTTCCATGACGGCACCTGACGCTCCTGCATAAAACTTTTTTATAAGGCGTTACTACTTTAAATCTTAATATTTAATTCATTATGTCAATTCTCCATAACAAGATAATACATAATCCATACCCATTATATTTTAATGGTATAATTCATTTTACTGAACTACCAGCGGAACTCAGTAATAAATTTTTCGCTCATCGGCCTGATAATCAGAGGGTCGTCTAAATCGAACATCCGTAGCACCATTGGCTTCAAAAATGTCAAACATTTTATTTCTCATTTCCTGCACTC
This genomic interval carries:
- the lat gene encoding L-lysine 6-transaminase, whose translation is MSTITDVDPEQVHSILNKHMLTDGYDIVLDLKNSEGVYLLDAKSGEQYLDFFTFFASNPLGMNHPRLNNKEFREKIGEIAINKPSNSDIYTEEMAEFVDNFDRIGIPDYLPYSFFISGGALAVENALKVAFDWKVQKNFEKGYRKEKGHKVLHFEQAFHGRTGYTMSLTNTDPTKVKYFPKFDWPRVISPAMTYPATGENIQKTQADEKRAIAQAERYFEMYKDEIACIIIEPIQGEGGDRHFRKQFHQALRNLADEHEALLIYDEVQTGVGLTGKFWAHEHYVKPDILAFGKKTQVCGILAGKRVDEVKDNCFHVSSRINSTWGGNLVDMVRFGRILEVIEEDNLVENAEKVGDYLLQNIEGLADQFKAVTNARGKGLFCAIDLPNTEIRDQIIKECFNNKLMILSCGARTIRFRPPLTVEKQHIDEGIDIIEKSIASVLG
- a CDS encoding carboxymuconolactone decarboxylase family protein, with amino-acid sequence MAHIDLKTDKPGIVGLFHFSPETAKPLCQLAETLLRGPSPLSSGEREMIASYVSYQNNCHFCHTSHGASAAHHFDGDLSLIDDIKKDFEETDISPKLRALLDIAKQVKKSGRDVAEKDIQKAKDEGATDREIHDTVLIAAAFCMYNRYVDGLGTWAPKENEAYDEMGKMMAHDGYMRARPGLD
- the purL gene encoding phosphoribosylformylglycinamidine synthase subunit PurL produces the protein MSNTKITEPEVTLELAKDHGLTEEEFEMIKDYLGRTPNFTELGVYSVMWSEHCSYKNSILEIKKLPNEGPQMLVGAGEENAGLVDLGDGLGCVFKVESHNHPSAIEPYEGAATGVGGIHRDIFTMGARPVASLNSLRFGNLDTPRVRFLLDGVVRGIADYGNAFGVPMVGGEIYFDDSYEGNPLVNAMSVGIVKEDRTASAIAEGVGNPVLIVGSETGRDGIHGATFASEEISEESEDKRPSVQVGDPFSEKQLLEATLEVIKNVDIVGIQDMGAAGISCSSSEMTAKGGVGMRLDLDKVPAREKGMTAYELLLSESQERMLVVAEKGTEQEVIDIYEKWDLNAVVIGEVVEGENVTYLKDGEVKADIPADSLVLGGGAPQYKRETKKPAYLEEKQSFDISSLKHPSDHKEVLQALMTSPNIASKRWAYEQYDTMVRTNTVNGPGASDSGLVRIKGTNKGLAVKTDCNGRYVYLNPRRGGQIAVAEAARNVVCSGAKPMAITNCLNFGNPYKPEVYWTFKEALAGMGEACRTFNTPVTGGNVSFYNENPEMAIFPTPVIGMLGLVEDMENHRMTPVFKEASDLVYYIGAERKGLGGSEYLHKVHDLTTGNAPEIDLEFEGRLQEALLEAIRGQKVNAAHDISDGGLAVTLSEMALFAGKGAAISIDELGDDKHEVLYSEAQSGVVVSCSPDQQDELEAHFSNHDIPFYQLGSVGTEKDSLKIEDLLEVSVGELNDLYEGVIERAMKQKEDVIS
- a CDS encoding HAD family hydrolase, whose product is MTYKFIYFDLDDTLLDHQAAEQAGLSEVHDHFDLFDETSKEKLFDTYSEVNSDQWRLYSLAKIDRHELQRNRFEQTLEQLGLDNSRYEEVGQFYLSTYRKHWQWIDGAKEVYEKICKHYPVGILTNGFAETQQKKFEDFELNNTARHLVISEELGALKPDPRVFEHATKVTGRSASEILYVGNSFPSDVEGGNAYGWNTAWYTQNGEAEKHKQADFVFNDFRNLSNYLNI
- a CDS encoding LemA family protein; amino-acid sequence: MNIKTLIGVGALVLLVIYGININNGLVEKQESVNQAWSQVENQYQRRADLVPNLVNTVKGAADFEQQTLTDVVEARSQASSIQLNAEDLNNPQMVQQFQQAQQQLSGALSRLLVTVERYPELKANQNFRDLQTQLEGTENRIATERQRYNEAVQSYNTDLRRFPTNLFAGILGFDQKAYFEADEGAEEVPEVNFN
- a CDS encoding TPM domain-containing protein, with protein sequence MPARQFLTEKEEQQIIDAIAEAEGKTSGEVRIHIEHHCEGDPLERAAEIFHELGMDETHFQNGVLIYVATEDHKVSVYAGKGIHKKVDNGFWDDVLKLIVQHFKEDAYEQGLEEAIRKVGNKLTELFPYHQKGDINELTDEISYNANT
- a CDS encoding NIPSNAP family protein, with product MKKGSIYFLLLLFCAQLGITSAYAQNQGDEQQFFQIKTYHFDNAEQQQQTDQFLEEAYLPALHRLGIEPVGVFKPHEADTSGALKTHVLIPFDSLNEFASLSQQLNNDSEYLSDGEHYLQASHDNPPYKRLESTLLRAFEYAPTLMTADLDAPKPERVYELRSYESPTEALNVNKVDMFNAGGEVEIFDRLNFNPIFYGNVISGNKMPNLMYMTSFEDMESRDAHWESFRNDSQWEELSAVEKYQDNVSHIDIYFLKATSYSDL
- a CDS encoding TPM domain-containing protein; protein product: MFRLKHLMLCALFVVGIVMSSKAQDLPSEPVGHVNDFAQMLSNTERQQLETKLRNYRDTTTTVIAVATLESLNGISIEETATTLFNKWNLWEGDKDNGVLILIAPNEREIRIEVGYGLEGAIPDVMAGRIIREIISPSFRKGDYYSGLDRATSAMIDLASGEYTGQLTEERSSQSNDDMLSFVIFILFIVFVVYSSSRRGGGGKGKGKRRTLGPGGFIFLGGGGGFGGGSSGGGFGGFSGGGGFGSGGGGASGGW